Proteins encoded by one window of Chondromyces crocatus:
- a CDS encoding DNA-methyltransferase — MRDAASTTAGKTTSTPAHPISTTKRKAVASTPRKTSAPTSTQKKPARLAPVKRSLRPSSAQLASAPSASAPPAGHLVILPPADVLTTLRAQRERVTVTMLDPWYNKGIGGERPDYHDWLAEVVAEAARFSDHVFVWGFPEIVAHQIGRIPPTHTLAAWLTWYFKNCPSVIRGWRSAQNACLHLAHRDARLHPEHFLNEAQREKQRQGKLRYLPGPPSVIEAALIIGFVGRREQQGHPSQKPEKALEPLIEMTTVPGDTVLDPMCGSGTTGAVCQRLGRHAILCDMDEKYVQMTERRLGVKRSQG; from the coding sequence ATGCGCGACGCCGCGTCCACCACCGCCGGCAAGACGACATCCACCCCGGCACACCCGATCTCGACCACGAAGCGCAAGGCCGTCGCGTCCACACCGCGCAAGACGTCGGCCCCTACCTCGACGCAGAAGAAGCCTGCGCGCCTCGCGCCGGTGAAACGCTCTCTTCGCCCCTCGTCTGCACAGCTCGCCTCCGCGCCCTCCGCCTCCGCGCCGCCCGCAGGTCACCTCGTCATCCTCCCGCCCGCGGACGTGCTCACCACCCTCCGCGCCCAGCGCGAGCGCGTCACCGTCACCATGCTCGACCCCTGGTACAACAAGGGCATCGGCGGCGAGCGCCCCGACTACCACGACTGGCTCGCCGAGGTCGTCGCCGAGGCCGCGCGCTTCTCCGACCACGTCTTCGTCTGGGGCTTCCCCGAGATCGTCGCCCACCAGATCGGCCGCATCCCCCCCACGCACACCCTCGCCGCGTGGCTCACCTGGTATTTCAAGAACTGCCCCTCCGTCATCCGCGGCTGGCGCAGCGCGCAGAACGCCTGCCTCCACCTCGCCCACCGCGACGCCCGCCTCCACCCCGAGCATTTCCTCAACGAAGCCCAGCGCGAGAAGCAGCGCCAGGGCAAGCTCCGCTACCTCCCGGGACCGCCCAGCGTCATCGAAGCCGCGCTCATCATCGGCTTCGTCGGACGCCGCGAGCAGCAAGGCCACCCCTCCCAGAAGCCCGAGAAGGCCCTCGAACCCCTCATCGAGATGACCACCGTCCCTGGCGACACCGTCCTCGACCCCATGTGCGGCTCCGGCACCACCGGCGCCGTGTGCCAGCGCCTCGGCCGCCACGCCATCCTCTGCGACATGGACGAGAAGTACGTGCAGATGACCGAGCGCCGTCTCGGCGTGAAGCGCTCCCAGGGCTGA
- a CDS encoding alpha-amylase family glycosyl hydrolase, translated as MVDALAPDTAPWWRRATVYHVYPRSFADANGDGIGDLPGLIDKLDYLADLGVDALWISPFFTSPQRDFGYDIADYDAIAPEYGTLDDALRLFREAHARGLKVVLDLVLNHTSDEHPWFRASRDPSGPHRDHYLWRPGKRPGPPPRGTPPNNWKAMTGGSGWQHDPTTDTWYWASFLPFQPDLNYRNPDVRAAMLDVAARWLDRGADGFRLDIFNALYKDEAFRDNPFSFRPLPSERTPDGFFQRRLHTSDLPETLTFARDLRAVCDRFPGDRFLVGEVFGSPARLRSYLGPSNAPGLHAVFLFKTLRTRAAAPALRHLLQELERDFPAPHLPTWVLGNHDQIRILDRLDGDERRMRLLATLQLTARALPFIYYGEELGLRGPHIPLAEALDPLAARYRWAPETAARLLTRAGITLNRDVSRAPMPWTAAPGAGFSPLHVTPWRPLHPDHPRVNVATLDADPTSLLWHYRRLLRLRRARPALSLGTLTLLDARPHEDALLGYRRQHGTDTLDIWLNTSDRPHRVYLDGPRRPLFTTHGTGDEPQLLASRDIELRPWEAVILDASP; from the coding sequence ATGGTCGACGCCCTTGCCCCCGACACCGCGCCCTGGTGGCGGCGCGCGACCGTCTACCACGTCTACCCGCGCTCCTTCGCCGACGCGAACGGCGACGGCATCGGCGACCTCCCCGGCCTCATCGACAAGCTCGACTACCTCGCCGACCTCGGCGTCGACGCCCTCTGGATCTCCCCCTTCTTCACCAGCCCCCAGCGCGACTTCGGCTACGACATCGCCGACTACGACGCCATCGCTCCCGAGTACGGCACCCTCGACGACGCCCTCCGCCTCTTCCGCGAAGCCCACGCCCGTGGCCTCAAGGTCGTCCTCGACCTCGTCTTGAACCACACCTCCGACGAGCACCCCTGGTTCCGCGCCTCCCGCGACCCCAGCGGCCCCCACCGCGACCACTACCTCTGGCGCCCTGGCAAGCGCCCCGGACCTCCCCCGCGAGGCACCCCTCCGAACAACTGGAAGGCCATGACCGGCGGCTCCGGCTGGCAGCACGACCCCACCACCGACACCTGGTACTGGGCCTCCTTCCTCCCGTTCCAGCCCGACCTCAACTACCGGAACCCCGACGTCCGCGCCGCCATGCTCGACGTCGCCGCCCGCTGGCTCGACCGCGGCGCCGACGGCTTCCGCCTCGACATCTTCAACGCCCTCTACAAAGACGAAGCGTTCCGCGACAACCCCTTCTCCTTCCGCCCGCTCCCCTCCGAGCGCACCCCCGACGGCTTCTTCCAGCGCCGCCTCCACACCTCCGACCTCCCCGAGACCCTCACCTTCGCCCGGGACCTCCGCGCCGTCTGCGACCGCTTCCCGGGCGACCGCTTCCTCGTCGGCGAAGTCTTCGGCTCTCCCGCGCGCCTCCGCAGCTACCTCGGCCCCTCGAACGCCCCCGGCCTCCACGCCGTCTTCCTGTTCAAGACCCTGCGCACCCGCGCCGCCGCGCCCGCCCTTCGCCACCTTCTCCAGGAGCTCGAGCGCGACTTCCCCGCGCCGCACCTCCCCACGTGGGTCCTCGGCAACCACGACCAGATCCGCATCCTGGACCGCCTCGATGGCGACGAACGACGGATGCGCCTCCTCGCCACCCTCCAGCTCACCGCCCGCGCCCTCCCGTTCATCTACTACGGCGAAGAACTCGGCCTCCGCGGCCCCCACATCCCCCTCGCCGAAGCCCTCGATCCTCTCGCCGCCCGCTACCGCTGGGCCCCTGAAACCGCCGCCCGCCTCCTCACCCGCGCCGGCATCACCTTGAACCGCGACGTCAGCCGCGCCCCCATGCCCTGGACCGCCGCCCCTGGCGCCGGCTTCAGCCCGCTCCACGTCACCCCCTGGCGCCCCCTTCACCCCGATCACCCGCGCGTCAACGTCGCCACCCTGGACGCCGATCCCACCTCGCTCCTCTGGCACTACCGCCGCCTCCTACGCCTCCGCCGCGCGCGCCCCGCCCTCTCCCTCGGCACCCTCACGCTTCTCGACGCGCGCCCGCACGAAGACGCCCTCCTCGGCTACCGAAGGCAGCACGGCACCGACACGCTCGACATCTGGCTCAACACCAGCGACCGACCCCACCGCGTGTACCTCGACGGCCCTCGTCGCCCCCTCTTCACCACCCACGGCACCGGCGACGAACCTCAGCTCCTCGCCTCCCGCGACATCGAACTTCGCCCCTGGGAAGCGGTCATTCTCGACGCCTCCCCCTGA